One region of Acidimicrobiales bacterium genomic DNA includes:
- a CDS encoding ATP-binding protein, translating into MTQLTFRTATKEQAKARIALTGPTGSGKTYTALLIGTRLADRVAVIDTEHGSASKYADEFAFDTLQFATFEPTALVDALAVAAHGGYEVVIVDSLSHFWSGAGGMLEQVDNAARRAGAGNSFAGWKDVRPMERAMIEALLAYPGHVIVTMRTKTDYVVETDERGRKVPRKIGLKPEQREGIEYEFDIVGDLDYENVLVISKSRAKPLSGLVIRKPGAEFADSVLAWLNAGKPVPSVFDCMATATAPDVTYEQLRALYQEASRHNWLEAVVLGSNDKPITLRDLIVQRGNEERGRRQVQDDSGQQSEEDKPRGAKDKVAP; encoded by the coding sequence ATGACTCAGCTCACCTTCAGAACCGCCACCAAGGAGCAGGCCAAGGCCCGTATCGCGCTCACTGGGCCTACCGGGTCTGGCAAGACCTACACCGCGCTGCTCATCGGCACCAGGCTGGCCGACCGGGTCGCTGTGATCGACACCGAGCACGGCAGTGCCTCCAAGTACGCCGACGAGTTCGCCTTCGACACGCTGCAGTTCGCGACGTTCGAGCCGACGGCGCTCGTCGACGCGCTCGCCGTGGCCGCCCACGGAGGTTACGAGGTGGTGATCGTCGACTCCCTTTCGCACTTCTGGTCCGGCGCCGGCGGAATGCTCGAGCAGGTCGACAACGCCGCGAGGCGTGCCGGCGCGGGGAACAGCTTTGCCGGCTGGAAAGACGTCCGCCCCATGGAACGAGCGATGATCGAAGCGCTGCTCGCCTACCCAGGCCACGTCATCGTTACCATGCGGACCAAGACCGACTACGTGGTGGAGACCGACGAGCGTGGCCGTAAGGTGCCGCGCAAGATCGGGCTCAAACCCGAGCAGCGGGAAGGCATCGAGTACGAGTTCGACATCGTCGGTGACCTTGACTACGAAAACGTCCTGGTAATTTCCAAGTCCCGGGCAAAGCCGCTGTCTGGGCTCGTGATCCGCAAGCCCGGTGCGGAATTCGCCGACTCGGTCCTTGCTTGGCTCAATGCCGGCAAACCCGTCCCGAGCGTCTTCGACTGTATGGCCACCGCGACCGCTCCCGATGTCACCTACGAGCAGCTGCGTGCCCTCTACCAGGAGGCATCGCGGCATAACTGGCTCGAGGCTGTCGTCCTAGGCTCTAACGACAAGCCGATCACGCTCAGGGACCTGATCGTACAGCGGGGTAACGAGGAGAGGGGCAGGAGGCAGGTCCAGGACGACAGCGGGCAACAGAGCGAGGAAGACAAGCCACGGGGCGCGAAGGACAAGGTAGCACCGTGA